The Chitinophagales bacterium genome window below encodes:
- a CDS encoding M1 family metallopeptidase, giving the protein MKKIVLNTCLFLLAYFVSLAQYNPIAPPNTFQSTENPYYWRNKKPYTDYWQQDVYYKIHATINEETDIIIGNEQLVYWNNSPDTLFEVYFHLYQNAFQPGSYYDNLYHNNGQIAKYGKYESAGLGTTIDDIKIDGATVKTTLDNTILIVHLNEPILPQSSVKFDINFKTYYDNGSVRRRMKFFETFGQKQYNGCHWYPRIAVYDKKFGWTTDQHLGREFYGDFGTYDVTLNFASNYIVAATGKLQNENEVLPKELREKIDIKNFKNKPWNATPSVIIPYKKGERKEWHFYAENIHDFAFTASPHYRIGEAHYILEGTNDTITAYSFAQESHASGWQNAAEYTAKVLQVYSEDIGMYGYHKMIVADARDGMEYPMLTLDGGSDPGYRGLLAHEVGHNWFYGMVNNNETYRAFMDEGFTQFLTAWAEERIDGKYIVENKSTKKYIAKYKKPRTVRDDEVYYGYIRDAAMENDAPLNTHSDGFNGAIRHGGGYGHVYYKTAAMLYNLQYTLGDDLFKEALQYYFKKWSFCHPYPEDFRQSIIEYTHTDLNWFFDQWLETTKVIDYKVGKVKAVKNEENTYEINFKRKGRMQMPIDFRVVDNNNRTFDYYIPNTYFQKETHADTLPKWTGWDKVYPKYTAKVTLPQAYKDKKVKIKNVIIDPSYRLADANILNNSKKGKVEWRFDSHVWNFPEWKKYIIYYRPDIWWNGFDGLKLGWHLNGNYMNRKHIFSFTAWYNTRLLQGNVPSLAGHKFYTNDRISFNFEYKTALDRKLKNTDLSIQARYLDGLVLGKIQIDKQFNNGIKSYINYKRMIRPESNDVDYLLYANEWSNGQCNGSVEGGLSYDFRTKHDDYSGTVALTARTSASPVMNYQYATFEFKDKYSFWRMDLKSRLFVRMGTKNPPPESALYFAGANGEEMVENKYVRAAGFYPKQWVGSYGAVVNHFHYGGGLNMRGYSGYLVYETDNTGTVNNAYRGNSGAAMNIELDFDRIIKWKKLPKLKKYFDIDTYLFADAGTIRYTTTGNNQKWSNFRADAGAGISFTIKRWLNLYDVKPFTIRFDVPFYISHAPPGENNVKFRWQIGINRAF; this is encoded by the coding sequence ATGAAAAAAATCGTATTAAACACTTGCTTGTTTTTATTAGCTTACTTTGTAAGTTTAGCACAATACAATCCCATAGCTCCACCCAATACTTTTCAAAGCACAGAAAATCCATATTATTGGCGGAATAAAAAGCCTTATACAGATTATTGGCAGCAAGACGTTTACTACAAAATACACGCTACCATAAATGAAGAAACTGATATAATTATAGGCAATGAGCAGTTGGTTTACTGGAATAATTCGCCTGATACTCTTTTTGAAGTTTATTTTCATTTGTATCAAAATGCTTTTCAGCCGGGCAGTTATTACGATAATTTATACCACAATAATGGACAAATAGCCAAATATGGAAAATACGAATCGGCAGGCTTAGGAACTACCATTGACGATATTAAAATAGATGGAGCTACAGTAAAAACTACTTTAGATAATACCATTTTAATAGTTCATTTAAACGAGCCTATTTTACCTCAAAGTAGCGTAAAATTTGACATTAATTTTAAAACCTACTACGATAATGGTAGCGTAAGAAGGAGAATGAAATTTTTTGAAACCTTTGGGCAAAAACAGTATAATGGTTGCCATTGGTATCCACGTATTGCCGTTTATGACAAAAAATTTGGTTGGACTACCGACCAGCATTTGGGAAGAGAATTTTATGGTGATTTTGGTACTTATGATGTTACTTTAAATTTTGCCAGCAATTACATAGTAGCCGCCACAGGAAAACTACAAAATGAAAATGAAGTTTTACCAAAAGAACTACGAGAAAAAATAGACATTAAAAACTTTAAAAATAAACCGTGGAATGCTACACCATCGGTTATAATACCATACAAAAAAGGAGAAAGAAAAGAATGGCATTTTTATGCTGAAAATATTCATGATTTTGCTTTTACGGCAAGCCCACACTATAGAATAGGAGAAGCACATTATATACTTGAAGGTACAAATGATACTATTACCGCTTACTCTTTTGCTCAAGAATCTCACGCTTCTGGTTGGCAAAATGCGGCAGAATATACAGCCAAAGTGCTGCAAGTTTACTCAGAAGATATAGGAATGTATGGCTATCATAAAATGATAGTGGCAGATGCCCGTGACGGCATGGAATATCCTATGCTTACTTTAGATGGCGGTAGCGACCCCGGCTACAGAGGATTATTGGCTCATGAAGTGGGGCACAATTGGTTTTACGGCATGGTAAATAATAATGAAACCTACCGAGCATTTATGGACGAAGGTTTTACCCAATTTTTAACAGCGTGGGCAGAAGAAAGAATAGACGGAAAATATATAGTAGAAAATAAATCTACCAAAAAATATATAGCTAAATATAAAAAACCAAGAACGGTAAGAGATGATGAAGTTTACTATGGCTATATAAGAGATGCCGCTATGGAAAACGATGCTCCTTTAAATACCCACAGCGATGGTTTTAATGGAGCCATTAGGCACGGTGGAGGCTATGGGCATGTGTATTACAAAACTGCTGCCATGCTCTATAATTTGCAATACACTTTAGGCGATGATTTGTTTAAAGAAGCCCTGCAATATTACTTTAAAAAGTGGAGTTTTTGTCATCCTTATCCAGAAGATTTTAGACAAAGCATAATAGAATACACGCACACCGATTTAAACTGGTTTTTTGACCAATGGTTAGAAACCACAAAAGTTATTGACTATAAAGTTGGAAAAGTAAAAGCCGTAAAAAATGAAGAAAATACTTACGAAATAAACTTTAAACGCAAAGGCAGAATGCAAATGCCTATAGATTTTAGAGTGGTAGATAATAACAATAGAACTTTTGATTATTACATTCCAAACACCTATTTTCAAAAAGAAACCCATGCCGATACTTTGCCAAAATGGACGGGGTGGGATAAAGTTTACCCAAAATATACAGCAAAAGTTACCCTGCCCCAAGCATATAAAGACAAAAAAGTAAAAATAAAAAATGTAATTATAGACCCAAGCTACCGACTGGCAGATGCCAATATTTTAAACAATAGCAAAAAAGGAAAGGTAGAATGGCGTTTTGACAGTCATGTGTGGAATTTTCCGGAGTGGAAAAAGTATATTATTTATTACCGTCCGGATATTTGGTGGAATGGTTTTGACGGCTTAAAATTAGGCTGGCATTTAAACGGAAATTATATGAACCGCAAACATATATTTTCATTTACAGCATGGTACAATACGCGATTGCTACAGGGCAATGTGCCGAGTTTAGCAGGACATAAATTTTATACCAATGATAGAATTAGCTTCAATTTTGAATACAAAACAGCATTAGACAGGAAATTAAAAAATACAGATTTATCTATACAAGCTCGTTATTTAGACGGCTTAGTTTTAGGCAAAATACAGATAGATAAGCAGTTTAATAATGGCATAAAATCGTACATAAATTATAAGCGAATGATACGCCCGGAAAGCAATGATGTAGATTATTTATTGTATGCCAACGAATGGTCAAACGGGCAGTGCAATGGAAGTGTAGAAGGAGGCTTAAGCTACGATTTCAGAACAAAACATGACGATTATAGTGGCACAGTGGCTCTTACAGCTCGCACTTCGGCATCGCCAGTTATGAACTACCAGTATGCCACTTTTGAATTTAAAGACAAATACTCATTTTGGCGTATGGATTTAAAATCAAGATTATTTGTACGTATGGGTACTAAAAATCCACCACCGGAATCTGCATTGTATTTTGCAGGAGCTAACGGAGAAGAAATGGTAGAAAACAAATACGTGCGTGCCGCAGGTTTTTATCCTAAGCAGTGGGTAGGAAGCTATGGTGCTGTGGTAAATCATTTCCATTATGGTGGAGGCTTAAACATGAGGGGTTATAGTGGCTACTTAGTGTATGAAACAGATAATACAGGAACAGTAAATAATGCATACAGAGGAAATAGTGGTGCGGCTATGAATATTGAATTAGATTTTGATAGAATAATAAAATGGAAAAAACTTCCTAAGCTTAAAAAATACTTTGATATAGATACCTATTTATTTGCCGATGCGGGCACAATAAGATATACTACAACAGGCAACAACCAAAAGTGGAGCAATTTTAGAGCCGATGCGGGAGCAGGTATTAGTTTTACTATAAAAAGGTGGCTTAATTTATATGATGTTAAGCCTTTTACTATAAGATTTGATGTGCCATTTTATATAAGCCACGCTCCTCCTGGCGAAAATAATGTAAAATTTAGATGGCAAATAGGTATTAACAGAGCATTTTAA